A genomic window from Rhizobium sp. EC-SD404 includes:
- the mobA gene encoding molybdenum cofactor guanylyltransferase MobA, with translation MTGPSRKDILGCVLAGGLSRRMGGGDKALLEIRGVPMLTRVIDRLKPQVSSLVLNANGDAGRFAEYDLPVIADTVGDFAGPLAGVLAGMRHAQTADQSISHVATAASDTPFFPVDLVERFAEVTTTADTIALATSDGNRHPVFGLWPVALADDLETWLKESDTFKVLAWVHRHRLATVDFDLVRHGEHSFDPFFNANTPEDMIAAETFLREQQIS, from the coding sequence ATGACCGGACCTTCCAGGAAGGACATCCTCGGCTGCGTTCTGGCAGGCGGTCTCTCACGGCGCATGGGTGGCGGCGACAAGGCGCTTTTGGAAATCCGTGGCGTCCCGATGCTGACCCGCGTAATCGACCGGCTCAAACCCCAAGTGTCTTCGCTCGTTCTCAACGCCAATGGCGATGCAGGCCGCTTTGCGGAGTACGACCTTCCCGTCATCGCCGACACTGTCGGCGATTTCGCCGGCCCGCTCGCCGGGGTTCTTGCCGGCATGCGCCACGCGCAAACTGCGGACCAGTCGATCAGCCATGTCGCAACCGCGGCCAGCGACACGCCGTTCTTTCCCGTCGATCTGGTGGAGCGCTTCGCCGAAGTAACGACGACCGCCGACACGATCGCACTGGCAACGTCGGACGGCAATCGTCATCCCGTCTTCGGCCTGTGGCCCGTCGCACTCGCCGACGATCTCGAGACCTGGTTAAAAGAAAGCGACACCTTCAAGGTGCTCGCTTGGGTCCACCGCCACAGGCTGGCAACAGTGGACTTCGATTTGGTAAGACACGGCGAACACAGCTTCGATCCGTTCTTCAACGCCAACACGCCG